CGACGATCACGCGCACATTCACCGGCAGCTTTCCGCCCCCCGCCGCCATCAACGACTCCAGCGCCTTCACGTGCATCCACATCTGCCCCTTGTCATCTACCGCCCCACGCGCATAGATGTTCCCATCCCTCTCCGTAGGCTCAAACGGAGGCGTCTTCCACTCGTCCAGAGGATCGGGCGGCTGCACATCGTAGTGTCCATAACAAAGCACCGTAGGCGCTGCCTTCCCATCCGCGCCCGGAGCAGCATGAAGCCAGTCCGCATAGACCAGCGGATGCCCGATCCGCATCGGCACCCTCCGCGCATGCCCCTCCTCGTCCACAATCATCTCTTCGGGCGTACTCGTCTCAATCAGGCGGACGTTCTCCATCCCAATCCGCTTCAACTCTGCAGCCACAAACTCAGCCGCCCGGCGCACATCACCCACGTGCTCCGGCAGGGTGGAGACCGAAGGAATCCGCAGCAGAGCCTTCAACTCCTCCACAAACCGCGCCTGATTCTCCTTCGCAAACCCAACCGCAGCCGTCGTAAGATTCGTCTTCACCGCTCCACCCCCAGACCACGCTTCCAAGATCAACTTACTCGGACCCTTGTTTCACATCTCTACCAACAACGGCATCACAACCGAAGCAGTAAGAGCACGTCATCTCGACCGAAGCGAAGCGCAGTGGAGAGGCCCCTGTATTTCGCCTTTACCCGTTCTAAATCCAAACCATAAAACCCGATCTTACCGGCGATACTGCTCGTCGCTGACATGCTCCATCCAATCGACGACCTTGCCATCCAACCGCTCCTGAATCGCAATGTGACTCATGGCCGTCGTCGGTGTAGCGCCGTGCCAATGCTTCTCCCCAGGTGCGAACCAGACCACATCGCCGGGATGAACTTCCTCGATCGCCCCGCCCTCCCGCTGAACCCATCCGCAGCCTGCAGTAACAATCAAAGTCTGTCCCAGCGGATGCGTATGCCACGCGGTGCGCGCTCCCGGTTCAAACGTGACGCTGGCGCCAGCTACCAATGCCGGGTCGGGAGCCTGAAAGAGAGGGTCGATCCGCACAGTGCCGGTAAACCAATCTGCCGGACCCTTACCTGATGCCTGAGAACCGATGCGTTTGATTTCCATCCCCACATTCTACCCATCCTGCCCGTCACCCCTGATCAACCTATAGAATTGGCCCCGCACGAACATTCATGCATCCAACGTAGAAGGAGTGACATAACCATCGAATGCAATCCAAGGAGATGAAACATGACCACTTCCCAGCAAGACGGCACCATGGTCGACAAGCAGGCGCAGTTCGATCTACTTAAAGAGATAGCCAGCTCCGAGCAGAAGAAACCCTGGCCCTCGGGTCACTACGCCAAGACCCTCTTTAAAAAGCACGACTTCCGCATCGTCCTCATCACAATGGAAAAAGCCGCAAAGATGAAGGAGCACCACGCCGACGGAAGCATCTCCATCCAGGTACTCAAGGGAAAGGTTCGCCTCAACGTCAATAGCCATCCCCATGAGCTCAGCCCCGGCAATCTCTTCACTCTGGCCGCCTCTATTCGCCACGATGTCGAAGCACAGGAAGACTCCGCCTTTCTGCTGACCATCTCCTGGCCCAGCGACGAGGAGCTGGCGGCCATGAAGCACCGCGGCTACGGCACCTAAACCGAAAAGGACTCGCCAAGTGGCAACCTACAAGATCAAGCTGAAGCGCCGCAGTGAAGTAGCCTCCGGCACTATGGCCTTTCACTTTGAAAAGCCGGAGGGCTTCACCTTCGAGCCAGGGCAATGCGGCGACTTCACCCTCCCTAATCCACCTCAGAACGACTCCGAGGGCAACAAACGCAGCTTTTCACTTGCCTCCGCTCCCTATGAAGACGACCTCATCATCGCCACACGCATGCGCAACACGGCATTCAAGCGCTCCCTGAAGCTCATCGACCTCGGGACCGAACTTGACCTTGAAGCTCCCTGGGGCGA
This region of Edaphobacter dinghuensis genomic DNA includes:
- a CDS encoding (R)-mandelonitrile lyase, giving the protein MEIKRIGSQASGKGPADWFTGTVRIDPLFQAPDPALVAGASVTFEPGARTAWHTHPLGQTLIVTAGCGWVQREGGAIEEVHPGDVVWFAPGEKHWHGATPTTAMSHIAIQERLDGKVVDWMEHVSDEQYRR
- a CDS encoding cupin domain-containing protein, coding for MTTSQQDGTMVDKQAQFDLLKEIASSEQKKPWPSGHYAKTLFKKHDFRIVLITMEKAAKMKEHHADGSISIQVLKGKVRLNVNSHPHELSPGNLFTLAASIRHDVEAQEDSAFLLTISWPSDEELAAMKHRGYGT